A single Camelus ferus isolate YT-003-E chromosome 3, BCGSAC_Cfer_1.0, whole genome shotgun sequence DNA region contains:
- the MATR3 gene encoding matrin-3 isoform X1: MSKSFQQSSLGRDSQGHGRDLSAAGIGLLAAATQSLSMPASLGRMNQGTARLASLMNLGMSSSLNQQGAHSALSSASTSSHNLQSIFNIGSRGPLPLSSQHRGDADQASNILASFGLSARDLDELSRYPEDKITPENLPQILLQLKRRRTEEGPTLSYGRDGRSATREPPYRVPRDDWEEKRHFRRDSFDDRGPSLNPVLDYDHGSRSQESGYYDRMDYEDDRLRDGERCRDDSFFGETSHNYHKFDSEYERMGRGPGPLQERSLFEKKRGAPPSSNIEDFHGLLPKGYPHLCSICDLPVHSNKEWSQHINGASHSRRCQLLLEIYPEWNPDNDTGHTMGDPFMLQQSTNPAPGILGPPPPSFHLGGPAVGPRGNLGAGNGNLQGPRHMQKGRVETSRVVHIMDFQRGKNLRYQLLQLVEPFGVISNHLILNKINEAFIEMATTEDAQAAVDYYTTTPALVFGKPVRVHLSQKYKRIKKPEGKPDQKFDQKQELGRVIHLSNLPHSGYSDSAVLKLAEPYGKIKNYILMRMKSQAFIEMETREDAMAMVDHCLKKALWFQGRCVKVDLSEKYKKLVLRIPNRGIDLLKKDKSRKRSYSPDGKESPSDKKSKTDGSQKTESTTEGKEQEEKSGDDGEKDTKDDPTEQEPNMLLESEDELLVDEEEAAALLESGSSVGDETDLANLGDVASDGKKEPSDKAVKKDANASASAAAKKKLKKRRFPGSMEGFVTLDEVGDEEDSELQKLRKSGMTFKSGDKNDDGLVEIKVDKIEELDQENEAALENGIKNEENTEPGAESAENADDPNKDTSENADGQSDENKEDYAIPDEYRIGPYQPNVPVGIDYVIPKTGFYCKLCSLFYTNEEVAKNTHCSSLPHYQKLKKFLNKLAEERRQKKEA; this comes from the exons ATGTCCAAGTCATTCCAGCAGTCATCTCTCGGTAGGGACTCGCAGGGTCATGGGCGTGACCTGTCTGCAGCAGGAATAGGCCTTCTTGCTGCTGCTACCCAGTCTTTAAGTATGCCAGCATCTCTTGGAAGGATGAACCAGGGTACTGCACGCCTTGCTAGTTTAATGAATCTTGGAATGAGTTCTTCATTGAATCAACAAGGAGCTCATAGTGCACTGTCTTCTGCTAGTACTTCTTCCCATAATTTGCAGTCTATATTTAACATTGGAAGTAGAGGTCCACTCCCTTTGTCTTCTCAACACCGTGGAGATGCAGACCAGGCCAGTAACATTTTGGCCAGCTTTGGTCTGTCTGCTAGAGACTTAGATGAACTGAGTCGTTATCCAGAGGACAAGATTACTCCTGAGAATTTGCCCCAAATCCTTCTGCAGCTTAAAAGGAGGAGAACTGAAGAAGGCCCTACATTGAGTTATGGTAGAGATGGCAGATCTGCTACACGGGAGCCACCATACAGAGTACCTAGGGACGATTGGGAAGAAAAAAGGCACTTTAGAAGAGATAGTTTTGATGATCGTGGTCCTAGTCTCAACCCAGTGCTTGATTATGACCATGGAAGTCGTTCTCAAGAATCTGGTTATTATGACAGAATGGATTATGAAGATGACAGATTAAGAGATGGAGAAAGGTGTAGGGATGATTCTTTTTTTGGTGAGACCTCGCATAACTATCATAAATTTGACAGTGAGTATGAGAGAATGGGACGTGGTCCTGGCCCCTTACAAGAGAGATCTCTCTTTGAGAAAAAGAGGGGCGCTCCTCCAAGTAGCAATATTGAAGACTTCCATGGACTCTTACCGAAGGGTTATCCCCATCTGTGCTCTATATGTGATTTGCCAGTTCATTCTAATAAG GAGTGGAGTCAACATATCAATGGAGCAAGTCACAGTCGTCGATGCCAGCTTCTTCTTGAAAT CTATCCAGAATGGAATCCTGACAATGATACAGGACACACAat GGGtgatccattcatgttgcagcaATCTACAAACCCAGCACCAGGAATTCTGGGACCTCCACCCCCCTCATTTCATCTTGGGGGACCAGCAGTTGGACCAAGAGGAAATCTGG GTGCCGGAAATGGAAACCTGCAAGGACCAAGACACATGCAAAAAGGCAGAGTG GAAACTAGCCGAGTTGTTCACATCATGGATTTTCAACGAGGGAAGAATTTGAGATATCAACTGTTACAGCTGGTGGAACCATTTGGAGTTATTTCAAATCATCtgattctaaataaaattaatgag GCGTTTATTGAAATGGCAACCACAGAAGATGCTCAGGCTGCAGTGGATTATTACACAACCACACCAGCATTAGTATTTGGCAAGCCAGTGAGAGTTCATTTATCCCAGAAGTACAAAAGAATAAAG AAACCTGAAGGGAAGCCAGACCAGAAGTTTGATCAAAAGCAAGAGCTTGGACGTGTGATACATCTCAGCAATTTACCTCATTCTGGCTATTCTGACAGTGCTGTCCTCAAGCTTGCTGAGCCTTAtgggaaaataaagaattatataCTGATGAGGATGAAAAGTCAG gccTTTATTGAGATGGAGACCAGAGAAGATGCAATGGCAATGGTTGACCACTGTTTGAAAAAGGCTCTTTGGTTTCAGGGGAGATGTGTGAAAGTTGACCtgtctgaaaaatacaaaaaattggTACTGAGG attcccaACAGAGGAATTGACTTACTGAAGAAAGATAAATCCCG aaagagATCTTACTCTCCAGATGGCAAGGAATCTCCAAGTGATAAGAAATCCAAAACTGATGGTTCCCAGAAGACTGAAAGTACAACCGAAGGTAAAGAACAAGAAGAGAAGTCAGGTGACGATGGTGAAAAAGATACAAAGGATGACCCAACAGAACAAGAACCTAACATGCTTCTTGAATCTGAAGATGAGCTGCTTGTAGATGAAGAAGAGGCAGCAGCACTGCTAGAAAGTGGCAGTTCAGTGGGAGATGAGACAGATCTTGCTAACTTAGGGGATGTGGCTTCTGATGGGAAAAAGGAACCTTCAGACAAAGCTGtgaaaaaagatgcaaatgcAAGTGCTTCAGCAGCTGCGAAGAAGAAGCTTAAAAAG CGTCGTTTTCCAGGGAGTATGGAAGGTTTTGTCACTCTAGATGAGGTTGGTGATGAGGAAGATTCGGAACTTCAGAAACTTCGTAAATCGGGCATGACATTTAAATCTGGTGACAAAAATGATGATGGTTTGGTTGAAATTAAGGTGGACAAGATCGAGGAACTTGATCAAGAAAATGAAGCAGCGttggaaaatggaattaaaaatgaggaaaatacagAACCAGGCGCTGAATCTGCTGAGAATGCTGATGATCCCAACAAAGATACAAGtgaaaatgcagatggccaaaGTGATGAAAACAAGGAGGACTATGCAATCCCAGATGAGTATAGAATTGGACCATATCAACCCAATGTTCCTGTTG GTATAGACTATGTGATACCTAAAACAGGGTTTTACTGTAAGCTGTGTTCACTCTTTTATACAAATGAAGAAGTTGCAAAGAATACTCATTGCAGCAGCCTTCCTCATTATCAGAAATTAAAG aaatttCTGAATAAATTGGCAGAAGAACGCAGGCAGAAGAAGGAAGCTTAA
- the MATR3 gene encoding matrin-3 isoform X2: MSKSFQQSSLGRDSQGHGRDLSAAGIGLLAAATQSLSMPASLGRMNQGTARLASLMNLGMSSSLNQQGAHSALSSASTSSHNLQSIFNIGSRGPLPLSSQHRGDADQASNILASFGLSARDLDELSRYPEDKITPENLPQILLQLKRRRTEEGPTLSYGRDGRSATREPPYRVPRDDWEEKRHFRRDSFDDRGPSLNPVLDYDHGSRSQESGYYDRMDYEDDRLRDGERCRDDSFFGETSHNYHKFDSEYERMGRGPGPLQERSLFEKKRGAPPSSNIEDFHGLLPKGYPHLCSICDLPVHSNKEWSQHINGASHSRRCQLLLEIYPEWNPDNDTGHTMGDPFMLQQSTNPAPGILGPPPPSFHLGGPAVGPRGNLGAGNGNLQGPRHMQKGRVETSRVVHIMDFQRGKNLRYQLLQLVEPFGVISNHLILNKINEAFIEMATTEDAQAAVDYYTTTPALVFGKPVRVHLSQKYKRIKKPEGKPDQKFDQKQELGRVIHLSNLPHSGYSDSAVLKLAEPYGKIKNYILMRMKSQAFIEMETREDAMAMVDHCLKKALWFQGRCVKVDLSEKYKKLVLRIPNRGIDLLKKDKSRKRSYSPDGKESPSDKKSKTDGSQKTESTTEGKEQEEKSGDDGEKDTKDDPTEQEPNMLLESEDELLVDEEEAAALLESGSSVGDETDLANLGDVASDGKKEPSDKAVKKDANASASAAAKKKLKKVDKIEELDQENEAALENGIKNEENTEPGAESAENADDPNKDTSENADGQSDENKEDYAIPDEYRIGPYQPNVPVGIDYVIPKTGFYCKLCSLFYTNEEVAKNTHCSSLPHYQKLKKFLNKLAEERRQKKEA; encoded by the exons ATGTCCAAGTCATTCCAGCAGTCATCTCTCGGTAGGGACTCGCAGGGTCATGGGCGTGACCTGTCTGCAGCAGGAATAGGCCTTCTTGCTGCTGCTACCCAGTCTTTAAGTATGCCAGCATCTCTTGGAAGGATGAACCAGGGTACTGCACGCCTTGCTAGTTTAATGAATCTTGGAATGAGTTCTTCATTGAATCAACAAGGAGCTCATAGTGCACTGTCTTCTGCTAGTACTTCTTCCCATAATTTGCAGTCTATATTTAACATTGGAAGTAGAGGTCCACTCCCTTTGTCTTCTCAACACCGTGGAGATGCAGACCAGGCCAGTAACATTTTGGCCAGCTTTGGTCTGTCTGCTAGAGACTTAGATGAACTGAGTCGTTATCCAGAGGACAAGATTACTCCTGAGAATTTGCCCCAAATCCTTCTGCAGCTTAAAAGGAGGAGAACTGAAGAAGGCCCTACATTGAGTTATGGTAGAGATGGCAGATCTGCTACACGGGAGCCACCATACAGAGTACCTAGGGACGATTGGGAAGAAAAAAGGCACTTTAGAAGAGATAGTTTTGATGATCGTGGTCCTAGTCTCAACCCAGTGCTTGATTATGACCATGGAAGTCGTTCTCAAGAATCTGGTTATTATGACAGAATGGATTATGAAGATGACAGATTAAGAGATGGAGAAAGGTGTAGGGATGATTCTTTTTTTGGTGAGACCTCGCATAACTATCATAAATTTGACAGTGAGTATGAGAGAATGGGACGTGGTCCTGGCCCCTTACAAGAGAGATCTCTCTTTGAGAAAAAGAGGGGCGCTCCTCCAAGTAGCAATATTGAAGACTTCCATGGACTCTTACCGAAGGGTTATCCCCATCTGTGCTCTATATGTGATTTGCCAGTTCATTCTAATAAG GAGTGGAGTCAACATATCAATGGAGCAAGTCACAGTCGTCGATGCCAGCTTCTTCTTGAAAT CTATCCAGAATGGAATCCTGACAATGATACAGGACACACAat GGGtgatccattcatgttgcagcaATCTACAAACCCAGCACCAGGAATTCTGGGACCTCCACCCCCCTCATTTCATCTTGGGGGACCAGCAGTTGGACCAAGAGGAAATCTGG GTGCCGGAAATGGAAACCTGCAAGGACCAAGACACATGCAAAAAGGCAGAGTG GAAACTAGCCGAGTTGTTCACATCATGGATTTTCAACGAGGGAAGAATTTGAGATATCAACTGTTACAGCTGGTGGAACCATTTGGAGTTATTTCAAATCATCtgattctaaataaaattaatgag GCGTTTATTGAAATGGCAACCACAGAAGATGCTCAGGCTGCAGTGGATTATTACACAACCACACCAGCATTAGTATTTGGCAAGCCAGTGAGAGTTCATTTATCCCAGAAGTACAAAAGAATAAAG AAACCTGAAGGGAAGCCAGACCAGAAGTTTGATCAAAAGCAAGAGCTTGGACGTGTGATACATCTCAGCAATTTACCTCATTCTGGCTATTCTGACAGTGCTGTCCTCAAGCTTGCTGAGCCTTAtgggaaaataaagaattatataCTGATGAGGATGAAAAGTCAG gccTTTATTGAGATGGAGACCAGAGAAGATGCAATGGCAATGGTTGACCACTGTTTGAAAAAGGCTCTTTGGTTTCAGGGGAGATGTGTGAAAGTTGACCtgtctgaaaaatacaaaaaattggTACTGAGG attcccaACAGAGGAATTGACTTACTGAAGAAAGATAAATCCCG aaagagATCTTACTCTCCAGATGGCAAGGAATCTCCAAGTGATAAGAAATCCAAAACTGATGGTTCCCAGAAGACTGAAAGTACAACCGAAGGTAAAGAACAAGAAGAGAAGTCAGGTGACGATGGTGAAAAAGATACAAAGGATGACCCAACAGAACAAGAACCTAACATGCTTCTTGAATCTGAAGATGAGCTGCTTGTAGATGAAGAAGAGGCAGCAGCACTGCTAGAAAGTGGCAGTTCAGTGGGAGATGAGACAGATCTTGCTAACTTAGGGGATGTGGCTTCTGATGGGAAAAAGGAACCTTCAGACAAAGCTGtgaaaaaagatgcaaatgcAAGTGCTTCAGCAGCTGCGAAGAAGAAGCTTAAAAAG GTGGACAAGATCGAGGAACTTGATCAAGAAAATGAAGCAGCGttggaaaatggaattaaaaatgaggaaaatacagAACCAGGCGCTGAATCTGCTGAGAATGCTGATGATCCCAACAAAGATACAAGtgaaaatgcagatggccaaaGTGATGAAAACAAGGAGGACTATGCAATCCCAGATGAGTATAGAATTGGACCATATCAACCCAATGTTCCTGTTG GTATAGACTATGTGATACCTAAAACAGGGTTTTACTGTAAGCTGTGTTCACTCTTTTATACAAATGAAGAAGTTGCAAAGAATACTCATTGCAGCAGCCTTCCTCATTATCAGAAATTAAAG aaatttCTGAATAAATTGGCAGAAGAACGCAGGCAGAAGAAGGAAGCTTAA
- the MATR3 gene encoding matrin-3 isoform X3 → MSKSFQQSSLGRDSQGHGRDLSAAGIGLLAAATQSLSMPASLGRMNQGTARLASLMNLGMSSSLNQQGAHSALSSASTSSHNLQSIFNIGSRGPLPLSSQHRGDADQASNILASFGLSARDLDELSRYPEDKITPENLPQILLQLKRRRTEEGPTLSYGRDGRSATREPPYRVPRDDWEEKRHFRRDSFDDRGPSLNPVLDYDHGSRSQESGYYDRMDYEDDRLRDGERCRDDSFFGETSHNYHKFDSEYERMGRGPGPLQERSLFEKKRGAPPSSNIEDFHGLLPKGYPHLCSICDLPVHSNKEWSQHINGASHSRRCQLLLEIYPEWNPDNDTGHTMGDPFMLQQSTNPAPGILGPPPPSFHLGGPAVGPRGNLGAGNGNLQGPRHMQKGRVETSRVVHIMDFQRGKNLRYQLLQLVEPFGVISNHLILNKINEAFIEMATTEDAQAAVDYYTTTPALVFGKPVRVHLSQKYKRIKKPEGKPDQKFDQKQELGRVIHLSNLPHSGYSDSAVLKLAEPYGKIKNYILMRMKSQAFIEMETREDAMAMVDHCLKKALWFQGRCVKVDLSEKYKKLVLRIPNRGIDLLKKDKSRKRSYSPDGKESPSDKKSKTDGSQKTESTTEGKEQEEKSGDDGEKDTKDDPTEQEPNMLLESEDELLVDEEEAAALLESGSSVGDETDLANLGDVASDGKKEPSDKAVKKDANASASAAAKKKLKKRRFPGSMEGFVTLDEVGDEEDSELQKLRKSGMTFKSGDKNDDGLVEIKVDKIEELDQENEAALENGIKNEENTEPGAESAENADDPNKDTSENADGQSDENKEDYAIPDEYRIGPYQPNVPVEISE, encoded by the exons ATGTCCAAGTCATTCCAGCAGTCATCTCTCGGTAGGGACTCGCAGGGTCATGGGCGTGACCTGTCTGCAGCAGGAATAGGCCTTCTTGCTGCTGCTACCCAGTCTTTAAGTATGCCAGCATCTCTTGGAAGGATGAACCAGGGTACTGCACGCCTTGCTAGTTTAATGAATCTTGGAATGAGTTCTTCATTGAATCAACAAGGAGCTCATAGTGCACTGTCTTCTGCTAGTACTTCTTCCCATAATTTGCAGTCTATATTTAACATTGGAAGTAGAGGTCCACTCCCTTTGTCTTCTCAACACCGTGGAGATGCAGACCAGGCCAGTAACATTTTGGCCAGCTTTGGTCTGTCTGCTAGAGACTTAGATGAACTGAGTCGTTATCCAGAGGACAAGATTACTCCTGAGAATTTGCCCCAAATCCTTCTGCAGCTTAAAAGGAGGAGAACTGAAGAAGGCCCTACATTGAGTTATGGTAGAGATGGCAGATCTGCTACACGGGAGCCACCATACAGAGTACCTAGGGACGATTGGGAAGAAAAAAGGCACTTTAGAAGAGATAGTTTTGATGATCGTGGTCCTAGTCTCAACCCAGTGCTTGATTATGACCATGGAAGTCGTTCTCAAGAATCTGGTTATTATGACAGAATGGATTATGAAGATGACAGATTAAGAGATGGAGAAAGGTGTAGGGATGATTCTTTTTTTGGTGAGACCTCGCATAACTATCATAAATTTGACAGTGAGTATGAGAGAATGGGACGTGGTCCTGGCCCCTTACAAGAGAGATCTCTCTTTGAGAAAAAGAGGGGCGCTCCTCCAAGTAGCAATATTGAAGACTTCCATGGACTCTTACCGAAGGGTTATCCCCATCTGTGCTCTATATGTGATTTGCCAGTTCATTCTAATAAG GAGTGGAGTCAACATATCAATGGAGCAAGTCACAGTCGTCGATGCCAGCTTCTTCTTGAAAT CTATCCAGAATGGAATCCTGACAATGATACAGGACACACAat GGGtgatccattcatgttgcagcaATCTACAAACCCAGCACCAGGAATTCTGGGACCTCCACCCCCCTCATTTCATCTTGGGGGACCAGCAGTTGGACCAAGAGGAAATCTGG GTGCCGGAAATGGAAACCTGCAAGGACCAAGACACATGCAAAAAGGCAGAGTG GAAACTAGCCGAGTTGTTCACATCATGGATTTTCAACGAGGGAAGAATTTGAGATATCAACTGTTACAGCTGGTGGAACCATTTGGAGTTATTTCAAATCATCtgattctaaataaaattaatgag GCGTTTATTGAAATGGCAACCACAGAAGATGCTCAGGCTGCAGTGGATTATTACACAACCACACCAGCATTAGTATTTGGCAAGCCAGTGAGAGTTCATTTATCCCAGAAGTACAAAAGAATAAAG AAACCTGAAGGGAAGCCAGACCAGAAGTTTGATCAAAAGCAAGAGCTTGGACGTGTGATACATCTCAGCAATTTACCTCATTCTGGCTATTCTGACAGTGCTGTCCTCAAGCTTGCTGAGCCTTAtgggaaaataaagaattatataCTGATGAGGATGAAAAGTCAG gccTTTATTGAGATGGAGACCAGAGAAGATGCAATGGCAATGGTTGACCACTGTTTGAAAAAGGCTCTTTGGTTTCAGGGGAGATGTGTGAAAGTTGACCtgtctgaaaaatacaaaaaattggTACTGAGG attcccaACAGAGGAATTGACTTACTGAAGAAAGATAAATCCCG aaagagATCTTACTCTCCAGATGGCAAGGAATCTCCAAGTGATAAGAAATCCAAAACTGATGGTTCCCAGAAGACTGAAAGTACAACCGAAGGTAAAGAACAAGAAGAGAAGTCAGGTGACGATGGTGAAAAAGATACAAAGGATGACCCAACAGAACAAGAACCTAACATGCTTCTTGAATCTGAAGATGAGCTGCTTGTAGATGAAGAAGAGGCAGCAGCACTGCTAGAAAGTGGCAGTTCAGTGGGAGATGAGACAGATCTTGCTAACTTAGGGGATGTGGCTTCTGATGGGAAAAAGGAACCTTCAGACAAAGCTGtgaaaaaagatgcaaatgcAAGTGCTTCAGCAGCTGCGAAGAAGAAGCTTAAAAAG CGTCGTTTTCCAGGGAGTATGGAAGGTTTTGTCACTCTAGATGAGGTTGGTGATGAGGAAGATTCGGAACTTCAGAAACTTCGTAAATCGGGCATGACATTTAAATCTGGTGACAAAAATGATGATGGTTTGGTTGAAATTAAGGTGGACAAGATCGAGGAACTTGATCAAGAAAATGAAGCAGCGttggaaaatggaattaaaaatgaggaaaatacagAACCAGGCGCTGAATCTGCTGAGAATGCTGATGATCCCAACAAAGATACAAGtgaaaatgcagatggccaaaGTGATGAAAACAAGGAGGACTATGCAATCCCAGATGAGTATAGAATTGGACCATATCAACCCAATGTTCCTGTTG aaatttCTGAATAA